One window from the genome of [Clostridium] celerecrescens 18A encodes:
- the eno gene encoding phosphopyruvate hydratase family protein (catalyzes the formation of phosphoenolpyruvate from 2-phospho-D-glycerate in glycolysis): protein MFNSLDIIEITGRIVRDSWGYPGVEAEVILENGAHGRATVSLGDTGRAEKQAELVGDWLSETILFEDASDQGRIDRMLSQAAVNRGEEVGNQGVLALSMAAARAAGAGLHLPLYRYLGGTSAPVMPVPMMSMISGGGGEKGLDFQEIMIVPQGANSYSEGLRMGVEIYQTLKRLLSISGFSTSTGDGGGFEPDMKNSEEALHYLMDSFKLTGYKPGTDVLVAINADADRLYVKEDGTYCFSKESRKGGISINRAQKDMLAYYLRLADGFPICAVLNGLWKEDLEGREQMMKLLEHRTLLVSDDFAAANATIIRMEQAGTVTGALEMVEKARKAGHKVIIASDGKDTEESFLADMAAAVGADYVKSGAPCRGECISKYNELLRIEEFYRKFGRAVMEYSN, encoded by the coding sequence ATGTTTAACAGCCTTGATATTATAGAAATAACAGGAAGAATTGTCCGGGATTCCTGGGGGTATCCCGGGGTAGAAGCTGAAGTGATTCTGGAAAACGGTGCTCATGGAAGAGCGACGGTTTCCCTGGGAGACACAGGAAGGGCAGAGAAACAGGCAGAGCTTGTGGGTGACTGGCTTTCAGAAACAATATTGTTTGAGGATGCATCAGACCAGGGAAGAATCGATCGGATGCTTTCCCAGGCAGCAGTGAACCGGGGAGAAGAGGTTGGGAACCAGGGTGTTCTGGCTTTATCCATGGCGGCTGCAAGAGCAGCGGGGGCAGGACTTCATCTGCCGCTTTACCGTTATCTGGGCGGAACCTCGGCTCCTGTGATGCCGGTTCCCATGATGAGTATGATAAGCGGAGGCGGCGGGGAAAAAGGTCTTGATTTTCAAGAGATCATGATTGTTCCTCAGGGAGCAAATTCCTATTCGGAAGGACTTCGCATGGGAGTGGAGATTTACCAGACATTAAAAAGGCTTTTATCCATAAGCGGCTTTAGCACCTCTACAGGAGATGGCGGCGGCTTTGAACCTGATATGAAAAATTCAGAAGAAGCATTGCATTATTTAATGGATTCCTTTAAGCTTACCGGATATAAGCCGGGGACAGACGTGCTGGTGGCCATCAATGCTGATGCAGACCGTCTGTATGTGAAAGAAGATGGCACTTACTGTTTTTCAAAGGAAAGCAGGAAAGGTGGAATCTCCATAAACAGGGCGCAAAAGGATATGCTCGCCTATTATCTGAGGCTGGCGGACGGCTTTCCCATCTGTGCGGTCCTAAATGGTCTTTGGAAAGAAGATCTGGAAGGACGAGAACAAATGATGAAGCTCTTGGAGCACCGTACGCTTTTGGTATCCGATGATTTTGCTGCGGCTAATGCGACGATCATCCGTATGGAACAGGCGGGGACTGTAACCGGGGCGTTGGAAATGGTGGAGAAGGCAAGAAAAGCCGGACATAAAGTGATCATTGCCAGCGATGGAAAGGATACGGAAGAGTCATTCCTGGCGGATATGGCAGCAGCTGTCGGTGCCGATTATGTGAAGAGCGGAGCACCGTGCAGAGGAGAATGCATCTCCAAATACAATGAACTTTTGCGCATTGAAGAATTTTATAGAAAATTTGGACGGGCTGTTATGGAATATTCTAACTGA
- a CDS encoding MarR family winged helix-turn-helix transcriptional regulator, translated as MMEDNFTELYEKFSKLQWLLQRHHLQKHAEHGPMADPTRGQGRVLAMLKIQSEISTKDLSYLLGIRIQSLNELLNKLEKGGYITRTPSEADRRVMLVQLTEKGKNEQQPRPNFEDIFSCLNEEEQMVFGEYLDRITEVLEAQLGDDEDDERLEWMRSARERLGDERFDMMFMRGGRHPFDRRECFHGCPDRRPGGSHGAGHFEPGHNDPRFNGHGSNCFGRHGGGRHMSPLNEAPHIDEE; from the coding sequence ATGATGGAAGATAACTTTACAGAACTTTACGAAAAATTTTCAAAGCTGCAATGGCTCTTGCAGCGCCACCATTTACAGAAACATGCGGAACATGGACCCATGGCTGATCCAACCCGCGGGCAAGGCAGGGTTCTGGCGATGCTAAAAATACAATCTGAAATCAGCACAAAAGACCTGTCTTATCTGTTAGGCATCCGGATACAATCTCTTAACGAGCTTCTTAACAAACTGGAGAAAGGCGGTTATATCACCCGCACCCCTTCAGAAGCTGACAGACGCGTCATGTTGGTACAGCTAACGGAAAAAGGAAAGAATGAGCAGCAGCCCCGCCCGAATTTCGAAGATATCTTCAGTTGTCTCAACGAGGAGGAACAAATGGTCTTTGGTGAGTATCTCGACCGCATCACTGAGGTACTTGAAGCCCAGCTTGGTGATGATGAAGATGACGAAAGGCTTGAATGGATGCGCTCTGCACGTGAAAGACTGGGTGATGAAAGGTTTGACATGATGTTTATGCGTGGGGGCAGACATCCTTTTGACCGCAGGGAATGCTTTCATGGCTGTCCAGACAGAAGACCGGGAGGCTCGCACGGCGCCGGACATTTTGAACCGGGCCACAATGATCCAAGGTTCAACGGACACGGTTCCAATTGCTTTGGCAGACATGGTGGCGGCAGGCATATGTCTCCGCTGAATGAAGCTCCTCACATTGACGAAGAATAA